A stretch of Candidatus Vicinibacter affinis DNA encodes these proteins:
- the ppsA gene encoding phosphoenolpyruvate synthase has translation MSNSGNILFFSEIHLSDIAEVGGKNSSLGEMYNILNPDGINIPNGFAITANAYRQFIKENDLELPLIEMLDLLDTQEYSNLSFVGEKSRALILSGKIPETVQKDVKQAYQELCNKCGKSNLDVAVRSSATAEDLPTASFAGRMESFLNISTESQLLEAVLRCYSSLYTDRAIKYRHDMGFKELDIALSIGVQQMVRSDLASSGVAFTIDPDSGFQNVIIINGCFGLGENIVQGRVSPDEWIVFKPTLNDPSFNPILKTSCGKKEFTMTYGQNSFETKIENKIVNHSTPLVKINQLSLTKSEVILLAQWCQIIENHYGKPMDIEWAKDGQTDQLFIVQARPETVHAKLKKNIKKIYILEEKSEILTKGIALGDKITCGKARILNSPAQAELLQPGEILITDMTNPDWDPVLKKAGAIITNKGGRTSHAAIAARELGTVAIVGCENATEQISTGQEITVSCAQGTIGNVYKGYLKWHVQEQDFGDLKIPRTHPMLILADPDRAFELSQYPNEGVGLLRLEFAISNSIKIHPLALCDPQKIIDEKIRKDINDLTKDYRDGKDFFIDKLAEAVGVVAAAFYPKDVIVRMSDFKSNEYANLLGGKYFEPVEENPMIGYRGASRYYSNFYRKGFALECAAMKKVRTQMGLKNIKLMIPFCRTTEEAHKVLDEMTLNNLVQGEDGLEIYVMIEIPSNVILANEFAQIFNGFSIGSNDLTQLTLGLDRDSSFVNYLFNEENDAVKLLIHQAIQAAKQNKIKIGLCGQAPSDIPTFAKFLVEEGIDSISFNPDALIRGIENILAAENNLPDVH, from the coding sequence ATGTCAAATTCTGGTAACATTTTGTTTTTTAGTGAAATTCATTTATCAGATATTGCAGAGGTAGGAGGTAAAAATTCTTCCCTTGGAGAAATGTATAATATCTTAAATCCAGACGGCATCAATATTCCGAATGGATTTGCTATCACTGCAAATGCTTACCGACAATTTATAAAGGAAAATGACTTAGAGTTACCATTAATTGAAATGTTGGATTTACTTGATACTCAGGAATATTCCAATTTGAGTTTTGTTGGTGAAAAATCAAGAGCTTTGATATTATCTGGAAAAATTCCGGAAACCGTTCAAAAAGATGTAAAACAGGCATATCAGGAACTTTGCAATAAATGCGGAAAATCCAATTTGGATGTTGCTGTAAGGAGTAGTGCAACAGCTGAAGATTTGCCTACAGCAAGTTTTGCAGGTCGAATGGAATCTTTTCTAAATATTAGTACAGAATCCCAATTATTAGAAGCGGTACTGAGATGTTATTCTTCTTTATATACTGATCGGGCAATTAAGTACAGGCATGATATGGGTTTTAAGGAATTAGATATTGCTTTGTCAATAGGCGTCCAACAAATGGTCCGAAGTGATTTGGCTTCTTCTGGAGTTGCATTCACAATTGATCCGGACAGTGGTTTTCAAAATGTTATTATCATTAATGGGTGTTTTGGTTTAGGTGAAAACATTGTGCAGGGAAGGGTGAGTCCTGATGAATGGATTGTTTTCAAACCTACTTTGAATGATCCAAGTTTTAACCCAATTCTTAAAACCTCATGCGGCAAAAAAGAATTCACGATGACTTATGGTCAAAATTCTTTTGAGACAAAAATTGAAAACAAAATTGTAAATCATTCAACACCACTGGTTAAAATAAATCAACTTTCCCTAACAAAATCTGAAGTAATATTACTGGCTCAGTGGTGCCAAATAATTGAAAACCATTATGGTAAACCTATGGATATTGAATGGGCGAAAGATGGTCAAACCGATCAATTATTTATTGTTCAGGCAAGACCGGAAACAGTTCATGCTAAACTAAAAAAGAATATTAAAAAAATATATATTCTAGAAGAAAAAAGTGAAATACTAACTAAAGGCATAGCTCTTGGCGATAAAATTACATGTGGTAAAGCAAGAATTTTAAATAGCCCTGCGCAAGCCGAATTACTGCAACCCGGAGAAATCCTAATTACAGATATGACCAATCCGGATTGGGATCCTGTCTTAAAAAAAGCCGGTGCCATCATAACCAATAAAGGAGGAAGGACCAGCCATGCAGCTATTGCAGCTAGAGAACTTGGAACAGTAGCTATTGTTGGTTGTGAAAATGCAACTGAACAAATATCAACAGGGCAGGAAATTACTGTCTCCTGCGCCCAAGGGACGATCGGGAATGTTTATAAAGGCTATCTTAAGTGGCACGTTCAAGAACAGGATTTTGGTGATTTAAAAATACCTAGAACTCATCCCATGCTGATTCTGGCTGATCCGGATAGGGCATTTGAACTAAGTCAATATCCTAACGAGGGCGTTGGACTTTTGAGGCTTGAATTCGCTATTTCAAACAGTATTAAAATCCACCCTTTAGCACTTTGTGATCCACAAAAAATCATTGATGAAAAAATCAGAAAAGATATAAATGACTTAACTAAAGATTACAGGGATGGTAAAGACTTTTTTATTGATAAACTGGCTGAAGCTGTTGGTGTTGTTGCAGCTGCATTTTACCCAAAGGACGTTATTGTCCGTATGAGTGATTTCAAAAGTAATGAATACGCAAATCTTTTGGGAGGAAAATATTTTGAACCAGTTGAAGAAAATCCGATGATAGGTTATCGGGGAGCATCACGATATTATAGCAATTTCTATCGGAAAGGATTTGCATTGGAATGTGCTGCAATGAAAAAAGTAAGAACCCAAATGGGTTTAAAAAATATCAAACTAATGATCCCTTTCTGTAGAACTACCGAAGAGGCTCACAAAGTATTGGATGAAATGACACTGAATAATTTAGTTCAGGGAGAAGATGGGTTAGAGATTTATGTAATGATTGAAATTCCAAGTAATGTTATTTTAGCAAATGAATTTGCTCAAATATTTAATGGATTCTCAATTGGGTCCAATGATTTAACCCAACTCACTTTGGGGTTGGATCGAGATTCATCTTTTGTAAATTATTTATTTAATGAAGAAAATGATGCAGTGAAATTGCTTATTCACCAGGCAATACAAGCAGCTAAACAAAATAAAATTAAAATAGGTCTCTGTGGGCAGGCACCCAGTGACATTCCCACCTTTGCAAAATTTCTGGTTGAAGAAGGAATCGACAGCATTTCATTTAATCCAGATGCATTAATAAGAGGTATTGAAAATATACTGGCTGCTGAAAATAATTTGCCTGACGTCCACTAA
- a CDS encoding sulfite exporter TauE/SafE family protein: MEILLISIVCFVGSLLTFFSGFGLGTLLLPVFNLFFPIHLAIGMTAIVHFLNNAFKLGLMTKYIDWKMVRLFGFPAMLGAFIGAIALKQITIQNQEIHFALLNMDFTNSLIKICIGSLLIVFSILELFQKSIKPITSSYWIIPGGLMSGFFGGLSGHQGALRSIFLIRTSISKEAYIGTGIMIACLVDISRISQYIQHIRNVDLNFYYILIPCLAAFLGAWLGQKFLHKTTFPLLKYLVAFFLILFGLLLLLGII; encoded by the coding sequence ATTGAAATTTTACTAATAAGTATTGTATGCTTTGTAGGATCTCTGCTTACATTTTTTTCAGGATTTGGTCTTGGGACCCTTCTGTTACCGGTTTTCAATCTATTTTTTCCAATTCACCTTGCCATTGGGATGACCGCGATTGTTCATTTTCTGAACAATGCATTTAAATTAGGTCTAATGACAAAATATATAGATTGGAAAATGGTTAGGCTTTTTGGATTCCCTGCAATGCTGGGAGCTTTTATAGGAGCCATTGCCCTGAAACAAATAACAATACAAAATCAGGAGATTCACTTCGCATTACTTAATATGGACTTCACAAATTCATTAATTAAAATTTGCATTGGATCCTTGTTAATTGTTTTCTCAATTCTAGAATTATTTCAAAAATCAATTAAGCCAATTACAAGCTCCTATTGGATCATTCCTGGAGGACTTATGAGCGGATTTTTTGGTGGATTATCTGGCCATCAGGGAGCCCTTCGGTCAATTTTTTTGATTCGCACTTCAATTAGCAAAGAAGCTTATATCGGAACTGGAATTATGATAGCCTGTTTAGTGGATATCAGTCGAATTAGCCAATACATTCAACACATCAGAAATGTTGATTTAAACTTCTATTACATTCTCATTCCTTGTCTGGCAGCATTTCTGGGAGCTTGGTTAGGTCAAAAATTTCTTCACAAAACAACATTCCCGTTATTAAAATACTTAGTGGCTTTTTTCCTAATTCTATTTGGTTTGTTGCTATTACTTGGTATAATTTAA
- a CDS encoding SDR family oxidoreductase encodes MIQINLEGKTALICGASKGIGRAIALRMADAGATIVAVSRNKIELDLLVSELPKNNGQTHMALTADLSNLDELKTIMSNLAHAMRIHIIVNNTGGPPAGPLCKAPIEFLQSAFQQHVLANQIILSLFIEGMKSEGYGRVINIISTSVKQPLDNLGVSNTIRGAVANWAKTLANELAPYQITVNNILPGATMTERLSSIIERESNTLHTSTEEISKKMISNIPMGRFAQPDEIAAAAIFLASPLATYITGINLPVDGGRTKSL; translated from the coding sequence ATGATTCAAATTAATTTAGAAGGAAAGACAGCATTAATTTGTGGTGCAAGTAAAGGTATTGGTAGAGCAATTGCCCTGAGAATGGCAGATGCCGGGGCTACAATTGTAGCAGTTTCAAGGAATAAAATTGAGTTGGATCTATTGGTCTCAGAATTGCCAAAAAATAATGGACAGACCCATATGGCCTTAACCGCTGATTTGAGCAATCTTGATGAACTAAAGACAATTATGTCAAATTTAGCTCATGCAATGAGGATACATATCATTGTTAACAATACTGGAGGTCCACCGGCAGGTCCATTATGTAAAGCTCCAATTGAATTTTTGCAGTCAGCTTTTCAACAGCATGTTTTAGCAAATCAAATAATCCTTTCTTTGTTTATTGAAGGGATGAAGTCAGAAGGATATGGAAGGGTTATAAATATTATATCTACTTCGGTTAAGCAGCCATTGGATAATTTGGGTGTATCAAACACTATTAGGGGAGCTGTAGCAAATTGGGCAAAAACATTGGCAAATGAATTGGCCCCTTATCAAATTACTGTAAACAATATTCTTCCAGGGGCAACTATGACTGAAAGGTTAAGCTCCATAATTGAGCGTGAATCCAATACTCTTCATACTTCCACCGAAGAAATTTCAAAAAAAATGATAAGCAACATACCAATGGGGAGATTTGCCCAGCCAGATGAAATTGCAGCCGCTGCAATTTTCTTAGCATCCCCATTGGCTACCTACATTACCGGAATTAATCTTCCAGTAGACGGTGGTAGGACTAAAAGTCTTTAG
- a CDS encoding DUF417 family protein, which produces MKILSLSQTSSTSDSKDLILFINRFSLAIVFFWFGFLKVISISPAEGLVKSLYSATLSSFIEINSFVFILGVIECIIGIMWLFPKLTKWTFALFSFHMFTTFLPLIFLTQETWQTDWALTLTGQYIVKNVVLVACALTIYMSDSKKF; this is translated from the coding sequence ATGAAAATTTTAAGCCTAAGCCAGACCAGTAGTACATCAGATTCCAAAGATCTGATTTTATTTATTAATAGATTTTCTCTGGCCATAGTTTTCTTTTGGTTTGGTTTTCTCAAAGTGATCAGCATTTCACCTGCTGAAGGACTGGTCAAAAGTCTTTATTCGGCTACCCTTTCCTCCTTTATAGAAATTAACTCCTTTGTTTTCATTTTGGGTGTCATTGAGTGTATTATTGGCATAATGTGGCTGTTTCCGAAATTAACTAAATGGACTTTTGCATTATTTTCCTTTCATATGTTCACCACATTTCTTCCCTTGATTTTTCTGACACAGGAAACCTGGCAAACCGATTGGGCACTAACATTAACCGGTCAATATATTGTAAAAAACGTGGTATTGGTAGCTTGCGCTCTTACGATTTATATGTCTGATAGTAAGAAATTTTAG
- a CDS encoding beta-N-acetylhexosaminidase, which produces MKKILLLLFICNCLKVTSQNTFIHNIIPQPKTIKVAGGKMRIDDISIISIPKQNKQCKRIAQLYVNALNLKKVKILESPKPVFGKSKSIVLQLNLKENNPDQYSLTSSKSGILIIASTEKGLFYALQTLLQLIEVENQLVDSKTMVPFINIEDDAAFKYRGLHLDVSRHFFSLQTIKLYLDLMSRYKYNTFHWHLTDDQGWRLEIKRFPELTATGAYRDETLIGHYSDQPHKFDGVKYGGFYTQEEVKEIVAYAADRFIEVIPEIEMPGHASAALASYPIFGCSGGPYKVEKVWGVFNSVFCTKDTTLWFMKEILEEVCDLFPSKYIHIGGDEVPKSSWSKCSNCKIIKQRQGLKNEEELQSYFIQQIDIYLTNKGKKLIGWDEILEGGLSPNATVMSWRGVKGGIQAAKENHDVIMCPGTHCYFDHYQSTHSKEPLAIGGYTSLEKVYNFNPIPTGLTEGKEKHILGAQGNLWTEYIPNENHLLYMTYPRAIALSEVNWSTNEGKNYQDFLLRLKAHAKWFRDNKLPFSLAYMDLKYKTKSNPNGVEFYFIKPNNKGSVLLERESPDEGIIQDNSSQDTFLLDKSIDFNAWYQDENKTLGRPLKLSYNHHLAAGKKISLIQQPSEKYFNGESGYLVNGFKAPQNKFSGDEWVGMEGKDFEAIIEFDSITEIQSIGFQFFSSLGSWIHFPTEILMYKSNDGKNFIDFHKEQIIPSNKKCIEPEILFKEKKATKFLKILVKNHGEIQEPQPGAGHKAWLFIGEITIL; this is translated from the coding sequence ATGAAAAAGATATTGCTTTTATTATTTATTTGTAATTGTTTAAAGGTCACTTCTCAAAATACCTTTATTCACAATATCATACCTCAACCGAAAACAATTAAGGTTGCAGGGGGGAAAATGAGGATAGACGATATTTCAATTATAAGTATTCCAAAACAAAATAAGCAATGTAAAAGAATCGCTCAACTCTATGTAAATGCATTGAATTTAAAAAAAGTCAAAATTTTAGAATCTCCAAAACCTGTTTTCGGTAAGTCTAAATCCATAGTTCTTCAACTTAATTTAAAAGAAAATAATCCTGACCAATATTCCTTGACCAGTAGCAAAAGCGGAATACTAATTATCGCATCAACTGAAAAGGGATTATTTTATGCATTGCAAACATTGCTCCAATTGATCGAAGTTGAAAACCAATTAGTTGACTCTAAAACAATGGTTCCATTCATTAATATTGAAGATGATGCAGCTTTTAAGTATCGTGGTTTGCATTTGGATGTTTCTCGTCACTTTTTTTCATTGCAAACGATCAAACTCTATTTGGATTTAATGTCAAGATATAAATACAATACATTTCACTGGCATCTAACGGATGATCAAGGGTGGCGTCTGGAAATTAAAAGGTTTCCCGAACTTACTGCAACTGGTGCTTATCGGGATGAAACGCTTATTGGTCATTATAGCGACCAGCCACATAAATTTGATGGCGTGAAATATGGTGGCTTCTACACTCAAGAGGAAGTAAAGGAAATTGTTGCTTATGCCGCTGATAGGTTTATTGAGGTTATACCTGAGATAGAAATGCCGGGTCATGCCAGTGCTGCTCTTGCATCCTATCCTATATTTGGTTGCAGTGGTGGACCATATAAAGTTGAAAAAGTATGGGGTGTTTTTAATTCGGTATTCTGTACCAAGGACACCACTCTTTGGTTTATGAAGGAAATTCTTGAAGAGGTTTGTGACCTATTTCCTTCTAAGTACATTCATATCGGTGGAGATGAGGTTCCAAAATCCAGCTGGAGTAAATGTTCTAATTGCAAGATAATTAAGCAAAGACAAGGGCTTAAAAATGAAGAAGAGTTACAAAGTTATTTCATTCAGCAGATTGATATTTATTTAACAAACAAGGGTAAGAAACTCATCGGTTGGGACGAAATCCTTGAAGGAGGACTATCGCCAAATGCGACCGTAATGTCTTGGAGGGGTGTGAAAGGTGGAATACAAGCAGCAAAGGAGAATCATGATGTAATCATGTGTCCAGGTACACATTGTTACTTTGATCATTATCAATCTACCCATTCAAAAGAGCCGTTAGCAATTGGTGGTTATACATCACTTGAGAAAGTCTACAATTTTAATCCAATTCCAACTGGCTTAACTGAAGGTAAAGAAAAACACATCCTTGGAGCGCAGGGTAATCTTTGGACAGAGTATATACCCAACGAAAATCACCTGCTTTATATGACCTACCCAAGAGCAATCGCTCTTTCTGAGGTGAATTGGAGTACTAATGAGGGAAAAAACTATCAGGATTTCCTTTTGAGACTCAAGGCGCATGCCAAATGGTTCAGAGATAACAAATTACCTTTCTCACTTGCATATATGGACCTTAAATATAAAACTAAATCTAACCCAAATGGGGTTGAATTTTATTTTATTAAACCCAATAATAAAGGAAGTGTCCTGTTGGAAAGAGAGAGTCCTGATGAAGGTATCATACAGGATAATAGTTCTCAGGATACCTTTTTACTAGACAAGTCAATAGATTTCAATGCCTGGTACCAGGATGAAAACAAAACATTGGGAAGACCTTTAAAGTTAAGCTACAACCACCATCTTGCAGCCGGGAAAAAAATTAGTCTGATCCAGCAACCATCTGAAAAGTATTTTAATGGAGAAAGTGGTTACCTTGTTAATGGATTTAAAGCCCCACAAAACAAATTTTCAGGAGATGAGTGGGTGGGTATGGAAGGCAAAGATTTTGAAGCTATTATTGAATTTGATAGCATTACAGAAATTCAATCCATTGGCTTTCAATTTTTCTCAAGTCTTGGCTCTTGGATACATTTTCCAACTGAAATTTTAATGTATAAATCCAATGATGGTAAAAATTTTATTGACTTTCATAAGGAGCAAATTATACCTTCAAATAAAAAATGCATTGAACCTGAAATCTTATTTAAAGAAAAGAAAGCAACTAAGTTTTTGAAAATCTTGGTTAAAAATCATGGCGAAATTCAAGAACCACAACCTGGAGCTGGTCATAAAGCTTGGCTATTTATAGGGGAAATCACCATATTATAA
- a CDS encoding pantoate--beta-alanine ligase, translating to MKTYKTVKGLQKVLDQCRVEGKRIAFVPTMGALHEGHISLVELASQRADIVVVSIFVNPSQFNSSEDLKKYPRMVEKDSKFLRRAKCNFLFIPEVDEVYPKNLNTTVTVDLNGRDRVMEGHFRPGHFDGMLQVVHRLLDIVKPDYLYMGQKDFQQFTLVHQMINELKPKIELVIGPTMRENDGLAMSSRNLRLSGEMRKIAPEINKALLFAKEHYMSLDLNELEKMCIDKLTKVGLKPEYFEIVDGFTLKKVQKHVNSDYLVACVAAWAGNVRLIDNMILKGHPN from the coding sequence ATGAAGACGTATAAAACAGTTAAAGGTTTACAGAAAGTGCTGGATCAATGTAGAGTGGAGGGAAAGCGAATTGCTTTTGTGCCAACTATGGGGGCGCTTCATGAGGGTCATATCAGTCTGGTTGAACTTGCTTCTCAAAGAGCTGATATTGTTGTGGTTAGTATTTTTGTCAATCCAAGTCAATTTAATAGTTCTGAAGATTTAAAAAAATACCCCAGGATGGTTGAAAAGGATAGTAAATTTTTGCGAAGAGCAAAATGCAATTTTCTTTTCATACCTGAAGTGGATGAAGTTTATCCAAAAAATCTTAATACAACTGTTACGGTAGATCTAAATGGCCGAGATCGAGTGATGGAAGGTCACTTTAGACCTGGCCATTTTGATGGAATGCTTCAGGTAGTGCATCGTCTTTTAGACATTGTGAAACCTGATTACCTATATATGGGGCAGAAAGATTTCCAGCAATTTACTTTGGTGCATCAAATGATTAATGAGTTAAAACCTAAGATAGAGTTAGTAATTGGACCAACTATGCGTGAAAATGATGGACTGGCAATGAGTTCCAGAAATTTGCGATTGAGTGGGGAAATGAGGAAAATTGCGCCTGAAATCAACAAAGCATTGTTATTTGCTAAGGAGCATTATATGAGTTTAGATTTAAATGAGTTAGAGAAGATGTGTATTGACAAACTGACCAAAGTAGGATTAAAACCTGAATATTTTGAAATTGTGGATGGTTTTACGTTAAAAAAGGTCCAAAAACACGTCAATTCTGATTATTTGGTAGCTTGTGTGGCTGCATGGGCTGGAAATGTAAGACTAATTGACAATATGATCTTAAAGGGACACCCCAATTAA
- a CDS encoding aspartate 1-decarboxylase, giving the protein MLLQFFKSKIHRATVTQANLHYVGSITIDETLMTAANLYEGEKVQIVNNNNGERFETYVIKGEKDSGMVCLNGAAARKAEIGDIIIVISYAIMTPEEAQNFHPISIFVDDRNRVKDI; this is encoded by the coding sequence ATGCTTTTGCAATTTTTTAAATCCAAAATCCACCGAGCTACGGTTACCCAAGCCAACCTTCATTACGTTGGAAGTATAACTATTGATGAAACCCTTATGACTGCTGCCAATCTGTATGAAGGAGAAAAGGTTCAAATAGTTAACAACAATAATGGGGAACGTTTTGAAACCTATGTTATAAAGGGTGAAAAAGATTCCGGAATGGTATGTCTAAACGGTGCTGCAGCGCGAAAGGCTGAAATAGGAGACATCATCATTGTAATTTCTTATGCAATCATGACTCCTGAAGAGGCCCAAAATTTTCATCCCATATCCATTTTTGTGGATGATAGGAATCGGGTTAAAGATATATAG
- a CDS encoding flippase-like domain-containing protein, whose amino-acid sequence MSHFFKKFLQFLFFLALGVGIMYWVFVTQDKSYQAYCRENGIGPENCILWKKMLHDLLEVKWYYIVIIFLSFYLSNYFRALRWLIILEPLGYHPHKINAIGSVLVSYFANLGIPRSGEFVRAAIISRYEKIPLDKAFGTVVLDRMVDLISMAIIIFITILTQLSTFNVFYDKYLSEVSLTQKLILPILSILFLVVLYLTRNKWRNLLFFSNLKNRIRGFYEGLVVIKKIKQPRAFLLYTLLIWIWFYVMLFAALKSFEPTSQLSMIAGLVIYVFGSLGMLIPTPGGMGSYHYLIILVLAYYNINPVDAFSFANISFFCAQFADNVILGLAALLVMYIFNRRLKKKMASDNANNIIQSQG is encoded by the coding sequence TTGTCACATTTTTTTAAGAAGTTTTTACAATTTCTGTTTTTTCTGGCCTTGGGCGTTGGAATAATGTATTGGGTTTTTGTCACCCAGGATAAATCTTATCAAGCTTATTGTAGAGAAAATGGCATTGGTCCGGAGAACTGTATACTTTGGAAAAAAATGCTTCATGATTTATTGGAGGTTAAATGGTATTACATTGTTATCATATTCCTTTCCTTTTATTTGAGCAATTATTTCAGAGCACTTAGATGGCTGATTATATTAGAGCCGTTGGGCTACCATCCACATAAAATCAATGCAATTGGATCTGTTTTAGTGTCTTATTTTGCCAATCTTGGAATACCTAGAAGCGGAGAGTTTGTTAGGGCTGCAATAATTAGCAGATATGAGAAAATCCCATTAGATAAAGCTTTTGGCACAGTAGTATTGGACAGGATGGTCGACTTGATTTCTATGGCAATAATTATTTTTATTACCATTTTAACTCAATTATCCACATTTAATGTTTTTTACGATAAATATCTTTCCGAAGTTTCACTTACACAAAAACTAATACTACCTATCTTGTCCATATTATTTTTGGTGGTTTTATACTTGACCAGAAACAAGTGGAGAAATCTATTATTTTTCAGTAATTTGAAAAACCGGATAAGAGGATTTTATGAAGGCCTGGTAGTGATTAAAAAAATCAAACAACCACGTGCATTTTTGTTGTACACCCTCCTTATTTGGATATGGTTTTATGTTATGTTATTTGCTGCCTTAAAATCTTTTGAGCCCACATCACAACTTTCGATGATAGCCGGACTGGTGATTTACGTATTCGGGTCATTAGGAATGTTGATACCAACTCCAGGAGGCATGGGAAGTTATCATTACCTGATTATTTTAGTACTGGCTTATTACAATATAAACCCAGTTGATGCATTTTCCTTCGCGAACATATCCTTCTTCTGTGCACAATTTGCAGACAATGTAATACTGGGCCTTGCAGCACTTTTAGTAATGTACATTTTTAACCGCCGACTTAAAAAGAAAATGGCATCCGATAATGCAAATAATATAATTCAATCTCAAGGGTAG
- a CDS encoding Nif3-like dinuclear metal center hexameric protein has protein sequence MDNKITDVTDFLEEIAPLSYQEKYDNAGLITGDPNWKVSGVLTCLDVTDEILQEAKSKGCNLIVSHHPIIFRALKKLNVNYYVDRVIIKAIKEDIAIYAIHTNLDNVLVNGVNETIANRLGLINQKILLVKDHAEKGVGAGLLAQTVQPLVCQDLLKLVKDKLQAKSIRHTMDLGRPINKVALCGGSGSFLISESIRQEADVLISADFKYHDFFEANGQILLIDIGHFESEQFTVDLLFSLISKNFPNFATHCTKINTNPIQYY, from the coding sequence ATGGATAACAAAATAACCGATGTGACTGACTTCCTTGAGGAAATTGCTCCCTTAAGTTATCAGGAAAAGTATGATAATGCAGGACTAATTACCGGTGATCCTAATTGGAAAGTTTCCGGTGTATTAACTTGTCTGGACGTTACTGATGAGATTCTGCAAGAGGCTAAGTCAAAGGGATGTAACCTTATTGTAAGCCATCACCCTATAATTTTCAGGGCTCTCAAGAAGTTAAATGTCAATTATTATGTAGACAGAGTAATTATCAAGGCTATAAAAGAGGATATTGCCATTTATGCAATTCATACGAATTTAGATAATGTATTGGTCAACGGAGTAAATGAGACTATTGCTAATAGGTTGGGCTTGATTAATCAAAAAATATTACTGGTTAAGGACCACGCGGAAAAAGGTGTTGGTGCAGGTTTATTGGCGCAGACTGTCCAGCCACTTGTCTGTCAGGATCTGCTCAAATTGGTCAAAGACAAATTACAAGCCAAATCAATTCGGCATACAATGGACCTTGGGAGACCCATCAATAAGGTTGCTTTATGCGGTGGCTCTGGATCTTTTCTTATTAGCGAATCGATCAGACAGGAAGCCGATGTACTGATCAGCGCCGATTTCAAGTATCATGATTTTTTTGAGGCTAATGGACAAATTCTTCTAATCGATATTGGCCATTTCGAAAGTGAACAATTTACAGTAGATTTATTATTTAGCTTGATTTCAAAGAATTTTCCTAATTTTGCAACCCATTGCACAAAAATTAATACAAACCCGATACAATATTATTGA
- a CDS encoding 4a-hydroxytetrahydrobiopterin dehydratase: protein MWKEESNKLSIHLEFKDFAEAMGFIIELSIKAEKMNHHPTWNNTWNKVDIYLCTHDAGDSITAKDRILAKYIDEVLVKYQLK from the coding sequence ATGTGGAAAGAAGAAAGTAACAAGTTGTCCATTCACCTCGAGTTTAAAGATTTCGCTGAGGCCATGGGTTTTATTATTGAATTAAGTATAAAAGCTGAAAAGATGAATCATCACCCAACGTGGAATAATACCTGGAATAAAGTTGATATTTACTTATGTACACATGATGCAGGCGACTCAATAACTGCAAAGGATAGAATACTTGCCAAATATATTGACGAAGTTTTAGTCAAATATCAACTTAAATAG